In Oncorhynchus clarkii lewisi isolate Uvic-CL-2024 chromosome 24, UVic_Ocla_1.0, whole genome shotgun sequence, one DNA window encodes the following:
- the LOC139382813 gene encoding olfactory receptor 2AT4-like, which produces MSVRNHSFVTAFVIVGFPGLQPEFYGLASTVLFLVYCCILIGNVVVIILFATHNVLHKPMYFIVLNLVVSDVLFSTTTLPKIIARYWFQAGAISFFGCFLQMYLVHYFGAVTSFLLLIMALDRYVSICFPLRYPMIINNSTIHILNVTAWVLAHLPSLSMLIRAYPLPYCDSNKIMQCYCDHIAITTLACTDRAPYSFPAFVVAMVVLLGPLAFIIFSYCSIIVAVVQIASPQGRLKTLSTCSGQLIIIALYYLPRCFIYLASNIGIRFSTDLRIVVIMLYSLLPPMINPLIYCLRTDEIKQIMIQRFRRIQVHVQ; this is translated from the coding sequence ATGTCAGTGAGGAATCACAGCTTTGTGACAGCGTTTGTCATCGTTGGGTTCCCTGGACTTCAGCCAGAGTTCTACGGTCTTGCCTCAACTGTGCTATTCCTCGTTTATTGCTGCATTTTAATAGGAAATGTTGTTGTTATTATCTTGTTTGCAACTCATAACGTTCTCCATAAACCCATGTATTTTATCGTTTTGAATCTGGTCGTGTCAGACGTGCTATTCAGCACCACCACTTTACCAAAGATTATTGCCAGATATTGGTTTCAGGCAGGAGCAATTTCTTTCTTTGGttgttttttgcaaatgtacttaGTGCACTATTTTGGAGCCGTAACTAGCTTTCTCCTATTGATAATGGCTTTAGACCGATACGTGTCAATCTGTTTTCCGCTCAGATACCCAATGATTATCAACAACTCCACTATTCATATACTCAATGTCACTGCGTGGGTGCTTGCACACCTTCCCTCTCTTTCAATGCTAATTAGGGCCTATCCTCTTCCTTACTGTGACTCAAACAAAATCATGCAGTGCTACTGTGATCATATCGCTATAACAACGCTTGCATGCACTGATAGGGCTCCTTATAGTTTTCCTGCTTTTGTTGTAGCAATGGTGGTATTACTGGGACCTCTTGCTTTCATTATATTCTCATATTGCTCTATTATTGTGGCAGTTGTTCAGATTGCGAGCCCCCAAGGCCGCCTCAAAACCCTTTCTACCTGCAGTGGTCAGCTGATCATCATTGCCCTGTATTATCTCCCCAGGTGTTTTATTTATCTGGCCAGTAATATCGGCATTAGATTCAGCACTGATTTACGTATTGTTGTTATCATGTTGTATAGCCTGCTTCCTCCCATGATCAATCCACTGATTTACTGTCTAAGAACTGATGAAATAAAACAGATAATGATCCAGCGATTTAGACGAATACAAGTGCACGTTCAATAA
- the LOC139383190 gene encoding sarcolipin yields the protein MDRSVQELFLNFTVVLITVLLMWILVKTYQA from the coding sequence ATGGACCGGTCTGTGCAGGAGCTGTTTCTGAACTTCACAGTAGTCTTGATCACTGTGCTGCTCATGTGGATCCTAGTCAAGACCTACCAGGCCTGA